The Amycolatopsis sp. 195334CR genome window below encodes:
- a CDS encoding DUF4333 domain-containing protein has translation MTQPPNQPGQWWQPGAPDPQQQWGQQQQPGQWQQQQQPPQQQPQYGGYPQQQPGYPPSGPQQQPQWGQPQGYPAQQQPPVPQQPPAQEQQQQQYGGGFQPSASQYGGLGAFGEGAENQKKSKKKPLIIGGVAVLVLAAGGAAAWFAGVFSGDVLDPSSVQSGITTVLKDSYGEQDVQNAKCPDSQEIKTGHTFDCDVSVAGQPKKVTIRVLNDKPEFEVGAPK, from the coding sequence ATGACCCAGCCGCCGAACCAGCCGGGCCAGTGGTGGCAGCCCGGCGCGCCGGACCCCCAGCAGCAGTGGGGTCAACAGCAGCAGCCCGGCCAGTGGCAGCAACAGCAACAGCCGCCTCAGCAGCAGCCGCAGTACGGCGGCTACCCGCAGCAGCAGCCCGGTTATCCACCCAGCGGGCCGCAGCAGCAACCGCAGTGGGGACAGCCCCAGGGCTATCCCGCACAGCAACAGCCACCCGTACCGCAGCAGCCGCCCGCGCAGGAGCAGCAACAGCAGCAGTACGGCGGCGGTTTCCAGCCGTCGGCGAGCCAGTACGGCGGGCTCGGCGCGTTCGGCGAGGGAGCCGAGAATCAGAAGAAGTCGAAGAAGAAGCCGCTGATCATCGGCGGCGTCGCGGTGCTGGTGCTGGCCGCAGGCGGGGCGGCCGCGTGGTTCGCCGGCGTCTTCAGCGGGGATGTGCTCGACCCGAGCTCCGTCCAGAGCGGCATCACCACGGTGCTGAAGGACAGCTACGGCGAGCAGGACGTGCAGAACGCGAAGTGCCCGGACAGCCAGGAGATCAAGACCGGCCACACCTTCGACTGCGACGTGAGCGTGGCGGGCCAGCCGAAGAAGGTCACCATCCGGGTGCTCAACGACAAGCCTGAATTCGAGGTCGGCGCACCGAAGTAG
- the rplM gene encoding 50S ribosomal protein L13, whose translation MPTYSPKPGDVTRAWHVIDAEDVVLGRLATEVATLLRGKHKPTYAPHVDTGDFVIIVNAEKVALTGNKREQKFAYRHSGYPGGLRKRSFGELLDTRPERLLEKVVKGMLPKNKLGRAQAKKLKVYAGPEHPHSAQQPQTREITKIAQVAQ comes from the coding sequence TTGCCCACGTACAGCCCCAAGCCCGGCGACGTCACTCGTGCCTGGCACGTGATCGATGCCGAGGATGTCGTGCTCGGCCGGCTCGCGACCGAGGTCGCCACGCTGCTGCGCGGCAAGCACAAGCCGACCTACGCCCCGCACGTGGACACCGGTGACTTCGTCATCATCGTCAACGCCGAGAAGGTCGCTCTCACCGGTAACAAGCGCGAGCAGAAGTTCGCGTACCGCCACAGCGGCTACCCCGGTGGTCTGCGGAAGCGGTCCTTCGGCGAACTGCTCGACACCAGGCCGGAGCGCCTGCTCGAGAAGGTCGTCAAGGGCATGCTGCCGAAGAACAAGCTCGGCCGCGCCCAGGCGAAGAAGCTCAAGGTCTACGCCGGCCCGGAGCACCCGCACTCGGCGCAGCAGCCCCAGACGCGCGAGATCACCAAGATCGCGCAGGTCGCCCAGTGA
- the rpsI gene encoding 30S ribosomal protein S9: MTSPETDVVADEGATEAFATSETPAAPKPSRAAGGNAQTVGRRKEAVVRVRLVPGTGEFKLNGRSLEEYFPNKVHQQLIREPLVTVEKPDSFDIFGNLHGGGISGQAGALRLAIARALVEVDADDRPALKKAGFLTRDARATERKKYGLKKARKAPQYSKR; this comes from the coding sequence GTGACCAGCCCCGAGACCGACGTCGTCGCCGACGAGGGCGCCACCGAGGCCTTCGCGACCAGCGAGACCCCGGCCGCCCCGAAGCCCTCGCGTGCCGCCGGCGGCAACGCGCAGACCGTCGGCCGCCGCAAGGAGGCCGTCGTCCGCGTCCGCCTCGTGCCCGGCACCGGCGAGTTCAAGCTGAACGGCCGCAGCCTCGAGGAGTACTTCCCGAACAAGGTGCACCAGCAGCTCATCCGCGAGCCGCTGGTGACCGTCGAGAAGCCGGACTCGTTCGACATCTTCGGCAACCTGCACGGTGGTGGCATCTCCGGTCAGGCGGGCGCGCTGCGCCTGGCGATCGCCCGTGCGCTGGTCGAGGTCGACGCTGATGACCGTCCCGCGCTGAAGAAGGCCGGCTTCCTGACCCGTGACGCGCGCGCCACGGAGCGGAAGAAGTACGGCCTCAAGAAGGCCCGCAAGGCGCCGCAGTACAGCAAGCGCTGA